The following proteins come from a genomic window of Triticum aestivum cultivar Chinese Spring chromosome 6A, IWGSC CS RefSeq v2.1, whole genome shotgun sequence:
- the LOC123131344 gene encoding defensin J1-2 — MASYMKKVAEGPLGTGKAFICLAMLMLLVLSSGKMGAHGCEKRKSGRWTNDTCIIAGTCNGPCRDEGFDNGHCHNTWECICYKNCGLSLQPPHA; from the exons ATGGCATCATACATGAAGAAGGTTGCTGAAGGACCACTGGGAACCGGCAAGGCTTTCATATGCCTGGCGATGTTGATGCTGCTCGTGCTGTCATCTG GAAAAATGGGGGCGCATGGCTGCGAAAAGCGGAAGAGCGGGAGGTGGACCAACGACACTTGCATCATAGCAGGCACCTGCAACGGGCCCTGCCGGGACGAGGGCTTCGACAACGGCCATTGCCATAACACCTGGGAATGCATCTGCTACAAGAACTGCGGCTTATCCCTCCAGCCACCGCATGCATGA
- the LOC123131343 gene encoding defensin J1-2-like, whose translation MASYMKKVAEGPLGTGKAFICLSLLMLLVLSSEKMESYGCIKRKSGKWLNDTCFIPGTCNAPCRDEGFDSGHCKNLWTCICYKNCTGLSL comes from the exons ATGGCATCGTACATGAAGAAGGTTGCTGAAGGACCACTGGGAACTGGCAAGGCTTTCATATGCCTGTCGCTGTTGATGCTGCTCGTGCTGTCATCTG AAAAAATGGAGTCGTATGGCTGCATAAAGCGGAAGAGCGGGAAGTGGCTCAACGACACTTGCTTCATACCAGGCACCTGCAACGCACCCTGCAGAGACGAGGGCTTCGACAGTGGCCATTGCAAGAACCTCTGGACATGCATCTGCTACAAGAACTGCACCGGCTTATCCCTCTAG